A region from the Rufibacter sp. DG15C genome encodes:
- the bshA gene encoding N-acetyl-alpha-D-glucosaminyl L-malate synthase BshA gives MKIGIVCYPTFGGSGVVATELGKALAQKGHKIHFITYSQPARLEFFNENLFYHEVNIPAYPLFQYPPYELALASKMVDIVQYEKLDVLHVHYAIPHASAAYMAKQILKTKGIQIPVITTLHGTDITLVGKDASYEPVVTFSINQSDAVTSVSEDLKTETYKHFPITKDIVVIPNFVNIERFQKQRKDHFKAAIAPFGEKLLVHTSNFRGVKRIGDIIKIFSKVRQVIPSKLLLVGDGPERPKMENLCRKLGICQDVRFLGKLEAVEELLSVADVFLMPSEKESFGLAALEAMACEVPVISSNAGGLPELNIHGVTGFVSKVGDVKDMVKNTLFLLQDDQLPTFKANALARAKEFEISKIVPMYEEVYQQAIQEVIGTNV, from the coding sequence ATGAAGATAGGAATAGTGTGCTACCCTACGTTTGGTGGTAGCGGAGTAGTCGCCACCGAACTTGGGAAAGCCCTGGCCCAAAAGGGTCATAAGATACATTTCATCACCTATAGCCAGCCTGCGCGGTTAGAGTTCTTCAACGAGAACCTGTTTTACCACGAGGTGAACATTCCGGCCTACCCCCTGTTCCAGTATCCGCCGTATGAGTTGGCCCTGGCCAGCAAGATGGTGGACATTGTACAGTATGAAAAGCTAGACGTACTGCACGTGCACTATGCTATTCCGCACGCCTCAGCGGCGTACATGGCCAAGCAGATCCTCAAAACTAAAGGCATACAGATACCGGTCATCACCACCTTACATGGTACGGACATCACGCTGGTAGGAAAAGACGCCTCCTATGAGCCGGTAGTGACCTTCAGCATCAACCAGTCAGACGCCGTGACCTCTGTATCTGAGGACTTGAAGACGGAAACCTACAAACACTTCCCCATCACCAAGGACATTGTGGTGATTCCCAACTTCGTGAACATTGAGCGGTTCCAGAAGCAGCGGAAAGATCACTTTAAGGCGGCCATCGCGCCGTTTGGCGAGAAACTGCTGGTACACACGTCCAACTTCAGGGGCGTGAAACGCATTGGGGACATCATCAAAATCTTCTCTAAAGTACGCCAAGTGATCCCTAGTAAACTGCTTTTGGTAGGTGATGGCCCCGAGCGCCCAAAAATGGAGAACCTGTGCCGCAAACTGGGCATCTGCCAGGACGTGCGCTTTCTAGGCAAGCTGGAGGCCGTAGAAGAATTACTTTCCGTAGCCGATGTCTTCTTGATGCCTTCTGAGAAAGAGAGCTTTGGACTAGCCGCCTTAGAGGCCATGGCCTGTGAAGTGCCCGTGATTTCTTCCAACGCGGGCGGTTTGCCAGAGTTGAATATTCATGGCGTAACGGGTTTTGTAAGCAAAGTAGGCGACGTGAAAGACATGGTCAAAAACACGCTCTTCTTGTTACAAGATGACCAACTGCCCACCTTCAAAGCCAATGCGCTGGCCAGAGCCAAAGAGTTTGAGATCAGCAAGATTGTACCCATGTACGAGGAGGTCTACCAGCAGGCCATACAAGAAGTAATAGGAACCAACGTTTAA
- a CDS encoding NUDIX hydrolase codes for MKPEHSLENPWTTLESTHIYNNPWISVREDKVLNPNGGKGIYGIVTMRNKAIGIIPIDENGNTWLVGQYRYALNEYSWEIPMGGGPIELDVLESAQRELKEETGLTAMTWTRIGRVHTSNSVTDEEGFIFIAENLTIGEPDFEETEDLKIWILPLREAIEMVMNEEITDVISVAGLLKAERVLAARQNK; via the coding sequence TTGAAGCCAGAACATTCTTTAGAAAACCCTTGGACGACGTTAGAGTCAACACATATATATAATAACCCTTGGATTAGTGTCAGAGAGGATAAAGTACTCAATCCAAATGGAGGAAAAGGCATTTATGGCATCGTCACAATGCGTAATAAAGCCATTGGAATTATTCCGATTGATGAGAATGGCAATACTTGGCTTGTTGGTCAATATAGATACGCATTAAATGAGTACTCTTGGGAGATTCCTATGGGGGGCGGTCCAATTGAACTGGACGTATTGGAATCTGCGCAACGCGAACTTAAGGAAGAAACTGGCTTAACCGCCATGACTTGGACTAGAATTGGCAGGGTACATACCTCTAATTCGGTAACTGACGAAGAGGGCTTTATCTTTATTGCTGAAAACTTAACAATTGGAGAACCTGACTTTGAAGAAACTGAGGACCTCAAAATTTGGATTCTTCCCCTTCGTGAAGCGATAGAAATGGTGATGAACGAGGAAATTACTGATGTCATTTCGGTGGCGGGTTTGCTTAAGGCGGAACGCGTTTTGGCAGCCCGGCAAAACAAATAA
- a CDS encoding 1-acyl-sn-glycerol-3-phosphate acyltransferase — protein MNWLKKTGKKAYSVWCTTWFVLPFITSYPLFRLFVSKPQWYRHGHTLNRLWSKVQLRMYLMPVKVRGQEFLDPKQNYVFAPNHSSFIDIPMLLAAIPGFLNFVGKKSLTKVPLWGLIYDRLYISVDRKSAVSSAKAYISSKKSLEAGRSVVIFPEGTISEEAGKELLPFKDGPFKLAIEKQVPLVPISMPYNHLFLPDVKGKLIIRYHRLEMTIHRPIPTEGLTLQDVEFLKQQTFSIIQEALHAKNHEYQYRDTPSVSALSPA, from the coding sequence ATGAACTGGCTAAAGAAAACCGGAAAGAAAGCTTACTCTGTGTGGTGTACCACATGGTTTGTGCTGCCATTTATCACGTCCTATCCGCTTTTCAGGCTGTTTGTCTCCAAGCCGCAGTGGTACCGCCACGGCCATACCTTGAACCGTCTCTGGTCAAAAGTGCAGCTGCGTATGTACCTAATGCCCGTTAAAGTACGCGGTCAGGAGTTCCTGGACCCAAAGCAGAACTACGTTTTTGCGCCCAACCATAGTTCGTTCATTGACATTCCCATGCTGTTGGCGGCCATTCCGGGCTTCCTCAACTTTGTGGGCAAGAAGTCTTTGACCAAGGTGCCGCTGTGGGGCCTGATCTATGACCGGCTGTACATATCAGTAGACAGGAAAAGCGCCGTGAGCAGCGCCAAAGCCTACATCTCAAGCAAGAAAAGTTTGGAGGCGGGCCGCAGCGTGGTGATCTTCCCGGAGGGGACCATCTCTGAGGAAGCGGGCAAGGAGTTGCTGCCGTTTAAGGACGGACCGTTTAAATTAGCCATTGAGAAGCAGGTGCCGCTGGTGCCCATTTCCATGCCATACAATCATCTCTTTCTGCCAGACGTGAAGGGGAAACTGATCATCCGGTACCATCGTCTGGAGATGACCATTCACAGACCTATCCCTACCGAGGGCCTGACGCTGCAAGATGTAGAATTTTTGAAGCAGCAGACCTTTTCCATTATTCAAGAAGCATTACACGCCAAGAACCATGAGTACCAATATAGAGACACTCCGTCAGTTAGCGCACTTAGCCCGGCTTGA
- the gatC gene encoding Asp-tRNA(Asn)/Glu-tRNA(Gln) amidotransferase subunit GatC — translation MSTNIETLRQLAHLARLEFDETKEQEMLKGLNEILDWVDQLRQLDTANVEPLVHMSEEVNVLREDVAQNTVSHEDALRLAPRKDSDYFRVPKVME, via the coding sequence ATGAGTACCAATATAGAGACACTCCGTCAGTTAGCGCACTTAGCCCGGCTTGAGTTTGATGAGACCAAAGAGCAGGAAATGCTCAAAGGTTTAAATGAGATCCTGGACTGGGTAGACCAACTGCGCCAACTGGACACCGCCAACGTAGAGCCGCTGGTGCACATGTCTGAGGAAGTGAACGTGCTGCGCGAAGACGTGGCCCAGAACACCGTGAGCCATGAAGACGCCCTGCGTCTGGCGCCGCGCAAAGACTCAGACTATTTCAGGGTTCCTAAAGTGATGGAATAG